From a single Lineus longissimus chromosome 16, tnLinLong1.2, whole genome shotgun sequence genomic region:
- the LOC135500260 gene encoding pyridoxal phosphate phosphatase PHOSPHO2-like: MNKLQSVVSPSVFRLSFLTQVLRFDQKPVGNVCHHHRHLFFIKRSSSTMAKAESNNPCKRILMAFDFDHTIIDKNTDLHVVDLAPKGKIPPEVKALYTKDNWTNYMGEIFKYLHKCGTTKDKILQYVGEMTFAPGMTELLQFLEKDNQVFESIVVSDSNSVFIDSILTKAKMLNVFSEVFTNPAWFESDGRLCLDFYHRQDWCDLSTVNLCKGHILCEYIKEHNQKGQVFDTVVYVGDGRNDLCPALRLSERDIVFVRKDHVLDKLLKDESEKSKIKARVVTYETGVEIIDTLQYIMKNTQTTNTVKT, encoded by the exons ATGAACAAG CTCCAGTCTGTAGTATCTCCTTCTGTGTTCCGTCTTTCCTTTTTAACCCAAGTTCTCCGCTTTGACCAGAAACCAGTAGGAAACGTGTGTCATCATCATCGGCATCTATTCTTCATCAAGAGATCATCATCTACTATGGCCAAGGCAGAAAG TAACAATCCCTGCAAGAGGATCCTGATGGCATTCGACTTTGATCACACCATCATAGACAAGAACACTGATCTACATGTTGTAGATCTCGCACCAAAAGGAAAGATTCCACCTGAGGTCAAGGCACTGTATACCAAAGACAACTGGACCAACTACATGGGAGAAATCTTCAAATATCTTCACAAATGTGGAACAACTAAAGACAAGATCCTACAGTACGTGGGCGAGATGACATTCGCACCAGGGATGACTGAATTGTTACAATTCCTTGAAAAAGACAATCAAGTCTTCGAAAGTATTGTGGTATCGGATTCCAATTCAGTGTTTATCGATAGCATATTGACAAAGGCAAAAATGCTGAATGTATTCTCTGAAGTCTTTACCAATCCTGCATGGTTTGAGTCTGACGGGCGTCTTTGCCTCGATTTCTATCACAGGCAGGACTGGTGTGATCTCAGCACTGTGAACCTCTGCAAGGGACACATCCTGTGTGAGTACATCAAAGAGCATAATCAAAAAGGCCAAGTGTTTGATACTGTAGTGTATGTCGGTGATGGCAGAAATGACCTCTGTCCTGCTCTGAGGTTATCAGAAAGGGACATTGTTTTTGTCAGGAAGGACCATGTGCTTGACAAGCTCCTTAAAGATGAAAGTGAGAAGTCCAAGATTAAAGCTCGTGTTGTGACTTATGAGACTGGTGTAGAAATCATAGATACTTTACAATATATCATGAAAAATACACAGACTACAAACACTGTAAAGACGTAA
- the LOC135500261 gene encoding pre-mRNA-processing factor 40 homolog A-like isoform X1, whose product MSGNGPPPPLMGQHFPMQQGGNPPGGWPPMGGPGVPPSGPPGGQQNAPPMGFGQFPGNMNIPMPGNQPPNNANYHNQGNAPPSMPPQAPPMTQNPQVAVAKQSSTPSNSPKQDQGGRTTKGSDWTEHKAPDGRTYFYNRVTKKSSWEKPDELKSPAEQLDPAARERQVLLSKCPWKEHKSDGNKIYYHNSQTKESRWTKPKELEDIENMIANLQKGAAKAAQVASAQAAIAPATMPSLPPTPAPMLPTSAPPSGKPAPSAIEAAMEATLASIELPPLPQKSAPLPAPDTAMEDVSSESSEESGPVTRKEFTFRTKKEAIEAFKTLLRDKEVPSNASWEQAIKTISSDPRFVALKHLNEKKQAFNAYKTQRAKEEKEEQRLRAKQAKEELEKFLLSTDRMNSQIRYRKAEIVFADDDVWTCVADRDRRDIYDDVIHVLAKREKEEAKDLRKRNIKVFNEILDSMPTLTFRTTWSEAQHMLLDNPIFAEDLDLQNMDKEDALVCFEEHIRMLEQEYDDEKETGRRRIKRNQRKNREGFLVLLEELHENGKLNSMSLWMDLYAIVSQDMRFHNMLGQPGSTPLDLFKFYVEDLKARFHDEKKLVKEILKDNGFIVELSTSYEDFASTLAEDKRATALDSGNVKLTFNSLLEKAEAREKERLKEEARKQKKLEMIYKTLLKQADPPIDLATKWEDIKQRFEGVHAFDAITLESEKIRLYKEYITCMEEACSHHHSRKKRSKKHKTKRSPSSEESEESEYQRSGYSRSKKKMPSKSKSRSPSPNSLPSDYAERELEMHAIKKHKKKSKKRKKRPSRSPSHESGSEAEVIDKRKPRHSTSPEFRKPDKQHYAAAAAANDSGSDLSEEELEKQRRRLLKELEAHL is encoded by the exons ATG tCTGGCAATGGACCACCTCCGCCCTTAATGGGCCAGCACTTTCCG atgcAGCAAGGTGGGAATCCTCCTGGTGGTTGGCCTCCGATGGGAGGGCCCGGTGTGCCCCCATCTGGTCCCCCTGGAGGACAACAGAATGCACCACCTATGG gttTTGGTCAGTTTCCTGGAAACATGAACATTCCTATGCCTGGTAACCAACCGCCAAATAATGCCAACTATCATAATCAAG GCAATGCTCCACCATCTATGCCACCTCAAGCACCACCAATGACACAGAATCCTCAAGTGGCCGTCGCTAAACAGTCGTCCACGCCATCAAATTCCCCAAAACAGGACCAGGGTGGCAGAACGACTAAG GGATCTGATTGGACGGAACACAAGGCTCCAGATGGCCGGACATATTTCTACAATCGCGTTACAAAGAAGTCATCGTGGGAGAAACCAGATGAACTCAAATCCCCCGCCGAG CAGTTGGATCCTGCTGCACGCGAACGACAG GTTCTTCTGTCTAAATGCCCATGGAAAGAACACAAGTCTGACGGGAACAAAATCTACTACCACAACTCACAAACAAAGGAGTCGCGTTGGACAAAACCTAAAGAATTGGAGGATATTGAGAACATGATCGCCAATCTTCAAAA AGGTGCCGCAAAAGCTGCCCAAGTTGCAAGTGCACAGGCTGCGATTGCACCCGCCACCATGCCAAGCCTCCCTCCGACTCCAGCACCGATGTTACCAACATCAGCACCCCCTTCAGGCAAACCTGCACCATCGGCTATAGAAGCTGCCATGGAGGCGACACTGGCATCTATTGAGCTGCCGCCGTTACCTCAGAAGTCTGCCCCGCTCCCGGCCCCAGACACAGCCATGGAGGATGTGTCCAGTGAGAGCTCGGAGGAGAGTGGTCCAGTCACTAGGAAGGAGTTTACATTCAGGACAAAGAAAGAAGCAATTGAAGCTTTTAAGACTTTGCTGAGAGATAAG GAAGTTCCATCCAATGCATCATGGGAGCAAGCAATCAAGACGATATCATCCGACCCACGCTTTGTGGCGCTGAAACATctgaatgagaaaaaacaaGCATTCAACGCGTACAAGACACAGCGTGCCAAGGAGGAGAAGGAGGAACAACGTCTCCGGGCGAAACAAGCCAAGGAGGAGCTGGAGAAGTTCCTACTGAGTACCGACAGGATGAACTCACAGATAAGATACAG GAAAGCTGAAATAGTGTTTGCTGATGATGACGTTTGGACTTGTGTAGCTGATCGGGATCGGCGAGACATCTATGATGATGTTATCCATGTGCTAGCTAAGAGAGAAAAG GAAGAGGCGAAGGATTTACGCAAGCGAAATATCAAGGTCTTCAACGAGATCCTGGATAGTATGCCCACACTGACATTCAGGACAACATGGTCAGAAGCTCAGCACATGCTGTTAGACAATCCCATATTTGCTGAGGACTTGGACTTGCAAA ACATGGACAAAGAAGACGCGCTGGTCTGTTTCGAGGAGCACATCCGTATGTTGGAGCAGGAGTATGATGATGAGAAGGAGACGGGACGTAGACGAATCAAACGCAATCAGAGGAAGAATAGAGAGGGATTTTTG GTGCTACTGGAAGAACTCCATGAGAATGGTAAACTGAACTCCATGTCTTTGTGGATGGATCTCTATGCCATTGTGAGTCAGGATATGAGGTTTCACAACATGCTAGGACAACCAG ggtcGACTCCACTGGATCTGTTCAAGTTCTATGTGGAGGATCTCAAAGCTCGTTTCCACGACGAGAAGAAACTCGTCAAGGAGATATTGAAGGATAACGGCTTCATCGTGGAACTGTCAACAAGTTATGAAGACTTTGCCTCAACATTGGCCGAGGACAAGAGAGCCACAGCGTTAGATTCGGGAAATGTGAAACTTACCTTCAATAGT TTATTAGAGAAAGCTGAGGCCAGAGAAAAGGAGAGACTGAAAGAGGAGGCCAGAAAG CAAAAGAAACTTGAGATGATTTACAAAACGCTGCTCAAACAAGCTGATCCACCCATTGACCTCGCTACCAAGTGGGAGGAT ATCAAGCAGCGATTTGAGGGAGTCCACGCCTTCGATGCCATCACATTAGAATCTGAAAAAATCCGTCTTTACAAAGAGTACATCACGTGCATGGAAGAGGCGTGCAGCCATCATCATTCACGGAAGAAACGCTCGAAGAAACATAAAACGAAACGATCGCCATCGTCAGAGGAGTCAGAAGAGTCAGAATATCAACGTTCTGGTTACAGCAGGTCTAAAAAGAAGATGCCATCCAAATCCAAATCACGCTCACCGTCGCCAAATTCACTGCCGTCAG ACTATGCTGAGAGGGAGCTGGAGATGCATGCCATCAAGAAACACAAGAAGAAGtctaagaagaggaagaagaggccTTCCAGATCG CCGTCGCATGAGAGCGGGTCAGAGGCCGAGGTCATCGATAAGAGGAAGCCACGGCATAGCACCTCGCCAGAGTTTCGGAAACCAGACAAG CAACATTATGCAGCGGCAGCAGCAGCCAATGATTCAGGGAGTGATTTAAGTGAGGAAGAGTTAGAGAAGCAGCGGAGGAGGTTACTGAAAGAGCTCGAGGCACATCTGTGA
- the LOC135500261 gene encoding pre-mRNA-processing factor 40 homolog A-like isoform X2, with the protein MSGNGPPPPLMGQHFPMQQGGNPPGGWPPMGGPGVPPSGPPGGQQNAPPMGFGQFPGNMNIPMPGNQPPNNANYHNQGNAPPSMPPQAPPMTQNPQVAVAKQSSTPSNSPKQDQGGRTTKGSDWTEHKAPDGRTYFYNRVTKKSSWEKPDELKSPAEVLLSKCPWKEHKSDGNKIYYHNSQTKESRWTKPKELEDIENMIANLQKGAAKAAQVASAQAAIAPATMPSLPPTPAPMLPTSAPPSGKPAPSAIEAAMEATLASIELPPLPQKSAPLPAPDTAMEDVSSESSEESGPVTRKEFTFRTKKEAIEAFKTLLRDKEVPSNASWEQAIKTISSDPRFVALKHLNEKKQAFNAYKTQRAKEEKEEQRLRAKQAKEELEKFLLSTDRMNSQIRYRKAEIVFADDDVWTCVADRDRRDIYDDVIHVLAKREKEEAKDLRKRNIKVFNEILDSMPTLTFRTTWSEAQHMLLDNPIFAEDLDLQNMDKEDALVCFEEHIRMLEQEYDDEKETGRRRIKRNQRKNREGFLVLLEELHENGKLNSMSLWMDLYAIVSQDMRFHNMLGQPGSTPLDLFKFYVEDLKARFHDEKKLVKEILKDNGFIVELSTSYEDFASTLAEDKRATALDSGNVKLTFNSLLEKAEAREKERLKEEARKQKKLEMIYKTLLKQADPPIDLATKWEDIKQRFEGVHAFDAITLESEKIRLYKEYITCMEEACSHHHSRKKRSKKHKTKRSPSSEESEESEYQRSGYSRSKKKMPSKSKSRSPSPNSLPSDYAERELEMHAIKKHKKKSKKRKKRPSRSPSHESGSEAEVIDKRKPRHSTSPEFRKPDKQHYAAAAAANDSGSDLSEEELEKQRRRLLKELEAHL; encoded by the exons ATG tCTGGCAATGGACCACCTCCGCCCTTAATGGGCCAGCACTTTCCG atgcAGCAAGGTGGGAATCCTCCTGGTGGTTGGCCTCCGATGGGAGGGCCCGGTGTGCCCCCATCTGGTCCCCCTGGAGGACAACAGAATGCACCACCTATGG gttTTGGTCAGTTTCCTGGAAACATGAACATTCCTATGCCTGGTAACCAACCGCCAAATAATGCCAACTATCATAATCAAG GCAATGCTCCACCATCTATGCCACCTCAAGCACCACCAATGACACAGAATCCTCAAGTGGCCGTCGCTAAACAGTCGTCCACGCCATCAAATTCCCCAAAACAGGACCAGGGTGGCAGAACGACTAAG GGATCTGATTGGACGGAACACAAGGCTCCAGATGGCCGGACATATTTCTACAATCGCGTTACAAAGAAGTCATCGTGGGAGAAACCAGATGAACTCAAATCCCCCGCCGAG GTTCTTCTGTCTAAATGCCCATGGAAAGAACACAAGTCTGACGGGAACAAAATCTACTACCACAACTCACAAACAAAGGAGTCGCGTTGGACAAAACCTAAAGAATTGGAGGATATTGAGAACATGATCGCCAATCTTCAAAA AGGTGCCGCAAAAGCTGCCCAAGTTGCAAGTGCACAGGCTGCGATTGCACCCGCCACCATGCCAAGCCTCCCTCCGACTCCAGCACCGATGTTACCAACATCAGCACCCCCTTCAGGCAAACCTGCACCATCGGCTATAGAAGCTGCCATGGAGGCGACACTGGCATCTATTGAGCTGCCGCCGTTACCTCAGAAGTCTGCCCCGCTCCCGGCCCCAGACACAGCCATGGAGGATGTGTCCAGTGAGAGCTCGGAGGAGAGTGGTCCAGTCACTAGGAAGGAGTTTACATTCAGGACAAAGAAAGAAGCAATTGAAGCTTTTAAGACTTTGCTGAGAGATAAG GAAGTTCCATCCAATGCATCATGGGAGCAAGCAATCAAGACGATATCATCCGACCCACGCTTTGTGGCGCTGAAACATctgaatgagaaaaaacaaGCATTCAACGCGTACAAGACACAGCGTGCCAAGGAGGAGAAGGAGGAACAACGTCTCCGGGCGAAACAAGCCAAGGAGGAGCTGGAGAAGTTCCTACTGAGTACCGACAGGATGAACTCACAGATAAGATACAG GAAAGCTGAAATAGTGTTTGCTGATGATGACGTTTGGACTTGTGTAGCTGATCGGGATCGGCGAGACATCTATGATGATGTTATCCATGTGCTAGCTAAGAGAGAAAAG GAAGAGGCGAAGGATTTACGCAAGCGAAATATCAAGGTCTTCAACGAGATCCTGGATAGTATGCCCACACTGACATTCAGGACAACATGGTCAGAAGCTCAGCACATGCTGTTAGACAATCCCATATTTGCTGAGGACTTGGACTTGCAAA ACATGGACAAAGAAGACGCGCTGGTCTGTTTCGAGGAGCACATCCGTATGTTGGAGCAGGAGTATGATGATGAGAAGGAGACGGGACGTAGACGAATCAAACGCAATCAGAGGAAGAATAGAGAGGGATTTTTG GTGCTACTGGAAGAACTCCATGAGAATGGTAAACTGAACTCCATGTCTTTGTGGATGGATCTCTATGCCATTGTGAGTCAGGATATGAGGTTTCACAACATGCTAGGACAACCAG ggtcGACTCCACTGGATCTGTTCAAGTTCTATGTGGAGGATCTCAAAGCTCGTTTCCACGACGAGAAGAAACTCGTCAAGGAGATATTGAAGGATAACGGCTTCATCGTGGAACTGTCAACAAGTTATGAAGACTTTGCCTCAACATTGGCCGAGGACAAGAGAGCCACAGCGTTAGATTCGGGAAATGTGAAACTTACCTTCAATAGT TTATTAGAGAAAGCTGAGGCCAGAGAAAAGGAGAGACTGAAAGAGGAGGCCAGAAAG CAAAAGAAACTTGAGATGATTTACAAAACGCTGCTCAAACAAGCTGATCCACCCATTGACCTCGCTACCAAGTGGGAGGAT ATCAAGCAGCGATTTGAGGGAGTCCACGCCTTCGATGCCATCACATTAGAATCTGAAAAAATCCGTCTTTACAAAGAGTACATCACGTGCATGGAAGAGGCGTGCAGCCATCATCATTCACGGAAGAAACGCTCGAAGAAACATAAAACGAAACGATCGCCATCGTCAGAGGAGTCAGAAGAGTCAGAATATCAACGTTCTGGTTACAGCAGGTCTAAAAAGAAGATGCCATCCAAATCCAAATCACGCTCACCGTCGCCAAATTCACTGCCGTCAG ACTATGCTGAGAGGGAGCTGGAGATGCATGCCATCAAGAAACACAAGAAGAAGtctaagaagaggaagaagaggccTTCCAGATCG CCGTCGCATGAGAGCGGGTCAGAGGCCGAGGTCATCGATAAGAGGAAGCCACGGCATAGCACCTCGCCAGAGTTTCGGAAACCAGACAAG CAACATTATGCAGCGGCAGCAGCAGCCAATGATTCAGGGAGTGATTTAAGTGAGGAAGAGTTAGAGAAGCAGCGGAGGAGGTTACTGAAAGAGCTCGAGGCACATCTGTGA